In Sorghum bicolor cultivar BTx623 chromosome 10, Sorghum_bicolor_NCBIv3, whole genome shotgun sequence, one genomic interval encodes:
- the LOC8058390 gene encoding probable LRR receptor-like serine/threonine-protein kinase At4g37250: MDGRRRGGGGPAAGAVGRLLLLLLLLASLCARSSGLNADGVLLMAFKNAVTADPLGALAGWSYSDAAPCAWNGVVCNGFPQPDASPAAVNVTSASVDGNSAPAPAPNAGGGLGASLAAATVSRVISLVLPNAQLSGTLPPDLGRVDHLRHLDLSGNSLGGGLPATLLNATELRVLSLAGNAISGELPDAAAYARGLQELNLSGNALAGRLPAALCRLPSLVVLGLAGNRLGGELPIGGLGTLQLVDLSGNGFNGSLPSDFGGARLRLLNVSSNKLAGAVPTELAALVPANATVDLSRNNFTGAIPQAGPFAAQPAAAYEGNPNLCGPPLKQACSIPSSLSNPPNATDSPPAFAAIPKNPARAPPGTPGQPPSEQDKLRPAAIVAIVVGDIAGVGLLFMLFMYAYHVRKKRRQRREQEDPTPPMQLKSARGFDGGVKTLDIAGGKEEKASTSTGCCIGRRNDGSDSSEYSASSDGESDDEEDLKKRGSFIGRSTPQEHGGSKKHSLPQQQQAAPAPATLVTVDGDGELEMETLLKASAYILGATGSSIVYKAVLADGTALAVRRIGESGGAEKLKDFEAQVRAVARLRHPNILRLRGFYWGADEKLLIHDYAPNGSLANIAFSRRFGSSSPLHLSLEARLRIARGVARGLAYIHEKKGVHGNLKPSNILLGADMEPWIGDLGLDRLLSGEAASHYRAGASARLFGSKRSMHSTSSLPDLSQMPGPGASPCGSASAAAAAAASSSSAPAPYQAPECLKNLRPTAKWDVYAFGMVLLELLSGRVYSEVELCQWHAGLVAAEEHGRVLRMADPTLRGEADGREDALLACFRIAFACCAMAPGKRPSMRDAVMVLERTTAGAAASGSAAAVP, encoded by the exons ATGGATGGGCGGAGGAGGGGCGGCGGCGGACCTGCGGCGGGAGCGGTGGgaaggctgctgctgctgctgctgcttctcgCCTCGCTGTGCGCCCGCTCCAGTGGGCTCAATGCCGACGGGGTGCTCCTCATGGCCTTCAAGAACGCGGTCACCGCGGACCCGCTGGGCGCGCTGGCCGGCTGGAGCTACAGCGACGCCGCGCCGTGCGCGTGGAACGGCGTCGTCTGCAACGGCTTCCCGCAGCCCGACGCCTCGCCGGCGGCGGTCAACGTGACCTCGGCCTCCGTCGACGGCAACTCCgctcccgcgcccgcgcccaacGCGGGTGGCGGGCTCGGCGCGTCGCTGGCGGCGGCCACGGTGTCGCGGGTCATCAGCCTGGTCCTCCCCAACGCGCAGCTCTCGGGCACGCTGCCGCCGGACCTCGGCCGCGTCGACCACCTGCGCCACCTCGACCTGTCCGGGAACAGCCTCGGCGGCGGCCTGCCGGCCACGCTGCTCAACGCCACGGAGCTCCGCGTGCTCTCGCTCGCGGGCAACGCCATCTCGGGCGAGCTCCCGGACGCCGCGGCCTACGCGCGCGGCCTCCAGGAGCTCAACCTCTCGGGCAACGCGCTCGCGGGCCGCCTCCCCGCCGCGCTGTGTAGGCTGCCGAGCCTCGTCGTGCTGGGGCTCGCAGGCAACCGCCTCGGCGGCGAGCTCCCCATCGGGGGCCTCGGGACGTTGCAGCTCGTTGACCTCAGCGGCAACGGCTTCAACGGCTCGCTCCCGTCGGACTTCGGCGGGGCACGGCTGCGCCTGCTCAATGTCTCGTCGAATAAGCTCGCTGGCGCGGTGCCGACCGAGCTGGCCGCGCTCGTCCCCGCGAACGCGACGGTGGACCTGTCGCGGAACAACTTCACCGGCGCGATCCCACAGGCCGGCCCGTTCGCCGCGCAGCCGGCGGCGGCGTACGAGGGCAACCCGAACCTGTGCGGGCCGCCGCTCAAGCAGGCGTGCTCCATCCCGTCGTCGCTGTCCAACCCTCCCAACGCCACCGACTCGCCGCCGGCGTTCGCGGCCATCCCCAAGAACCCCGCTCGTGCCCCGCCGGGAACCCCGGGTCAGCCGCCGAGCGAGCAGGATAAGCTTCGTCCCGCGGCCATTGTGGCCATCGTCGTCGGGGACATTGCTGGCGTCGGGCTCCTCTTCATGCTGTTCATGTACGCGTACCACGTCAGGAAGAAGAGGCGGCAGCGTCGGGAGCAGGAGGATCCAACGCCGCCGATGCAGCTGAAGAGCGCGAGAGGATTCGACGGCGGGGTCAAGACGCTTGACATCGCCGGAGGCAAAGAGGAGAAAGCGTCGACGTCGACGGGGTGCTGCATTGGCCGCAGGAACGACGGCTCGGACAGCTCCGAGTACTCTGCGTCATCGGACGGCGAgtccgacgacgaggaggacctCAAAAAGAGAGGGAGCTTCATCGGCCGGAGCACCCCGCAGGAGCATGGCGGCAGCAAGAAGCACAGTCTgccccagcagcagcaggcagccCCCGCGCCTGCGACGCTGGTGACggtcgacggcgacggcgagctcgAGATGGAAACGCTGCTCAAGGCGTCGGCCTACATCCTCGGCGCCACGGGCTCGAGCATCGTGTACAAGGCCGTGCTCGCCGACGGCACCGCGCTGGCCGTCCGCCGCATCGGCGAGAGCGGCGGCGCCGAGAAGCTCAAGGACTTCGAGGCGCAGGTGCGCGCCGTCGCCCGGCTCCGGCATCCCAACATCCTCCGGCTGCGCGGCTTCTACTGGGGCGCCGACGAGAAGCTCCTCATCCACGACTACGCCCCCAATGGCAGCCTTGCCAACATCGCATTCAGCA GGCGGTTCGGGTCGTCGTCGCCGCTGCACCTGAGCCTAGAGGCGCGGCTGCGGATCGCGCGCGGCGTGGCGCGCGGGCTGGCGTACATCCACGAGAAGAAGGGCGTGCACGGCAACCTGAAGCCGAGCAACATCCTGCTGGGCGCGGACATGGAGCCCTGGATCGGGGACCTCGGCCTGGACCGGCTGCTGTCGGGCGAGGCGGCGTCGCACTACCGCGCGGGCGCGTCGGCGCGGCTGTTCGGGAGCAAGCGGTCGATGCACTCGACGAGCAGCCTGCCGGACCTGTCCCAGATGCCCGGGCCGGGCGCGAGCCCCTGCGGGTCGGCATccgcggctgcggctgcggcggcgtcgtcgtcgtcggccccGGCGCCGTACCAGGCGCCCGAGTGCCTGAAGAACCTGCGGCCCACCGCCAAGTGGGACGTGTACGCCTTCGGCATGGTGCTCCTGGAGCTGCTCTCCGGGCGGGTCTACTCGGAGGTGGAGCTGTGCCAGTGGCACGCGGGGCTGGTGGCCGCCGAGGAGCACGGCCGCGTGCTCCGGATGGCCGACCCCACGCTCCGCGGCGAGGCCGACGGCAGGGAGGACGCGCTGCTGGCGTGCTTCAGGATCGCCTTCGCGTGCTGCGCCATGGCGCCCGGCAAGCGGCCCTCCATGAGGGACGCCGTGATGGTGCTCGAGCGAACCacggccggcgccgccgcgagcGGCAGTGCCGCCGCCGTTCCCTGA